From the genome of Winogradskyella forsetii, one region includes:
- the infC gene encoding translation initiation factor IF-3, with amino-acid sequence MRRNRKNYTRRASQEDKHRINSKIRSEEVRLVGDNVEIGIYPIKKALSIADEQGLDLVEISPNAKPPVCKVMDYKKFLYEQKKREKALKAKATKVVVKEIRFGPQTDDHDYEFKKKHAEKFLKDGAKLKAFVFFKGRSIVFKEQGQILLLRLAQDLEEYGKVEQMPKLEGKRMIMFIAPKKN; translated from the coding sequence ATACGTAGAAACAGAAAGAATTATACCAGAAGAGCATCTCAAGAAGATAAGCATCGTATAAATTCTAAAATCAGATCTGAAGAAGTAAGACTTGTCGGAGATAATGTCGAAATAGGTATTTACCCTATTAAAAAAGCTTTATCCATAGCCGATGAACAAGGTTTAGATCTTGTAGAGATATCGCCAAATGCGAAGCCTCCTGTTTGTAAAGTTATGGATTATAAAAAATTCCTTTACGAACAGAAGAAAAGAGAAAAAGCTTTAAAAGCTAAAGCAACTAAAGTTGTTGTTAAAGAAATTCGATTTGGTCCTCAAACCGATGATCATGATTACGAATTTAAAAAGAAACATGCTGAGAAGTTTTTAAAAGACGGCGCAAAGTTAAAAGCTTTTGTATTCTTTAAAGGACGATCTATTGTTTTTAAAGAACAAGGTCAAATCTTATTGTTAAGGTTGGCGCAAGATCTTGAAGAATACGGAAAGGTTGAACAGATGCCAAAGCTTGAAGGAAAACGAATGATAATGTTCATTGCACCTAAGAAAAACTAA
- a CDS encoding HAD family hydrolase, which produces MKDIKLVVTDMDGTLLNSNHEVSSRFFELFKRMQQQDIQFVAASGRPYYSIVEKLQPVKDDIIIVAENGGLVIEANKVMLSNIINPDRLLELYTLVTNIEDTYPIFCTKHQAFILRASDQLINTFSEYYSVYTVIDSFEEIKDDVIKIALYHKTNSEAHIFPYVKHLKPDLNVVVSGNHWVDISDAITNKGHALQFLQKQLQISPSETLVFGDYNNDLEMLKCAKYSYAMANAHDDVKAIANFETKSNDNFGVEIVLENLIAESRKD; this is translated from the coding sequence ATGAAGGATATAAAACTTGTCGTTACAGATATGGATGGAACATTGTTAAATTCCAATCATGAAGTGAGTTCACGCTTTTTTGAGCTTTTTAAAAGAATGCAACAACAAGACATTCAATTTGTGGCAGCAAGTGGCAGACCTTATTATAGTATTGTTGAAAAGCTTCAACCCGTAAAAGATGATATTATTATTGTTGCTGAAAATGGCGGTTTGGTCATTGAAGCTAATAAAGTAATGCTTTCTAATATAATAAATCCTGATAGATTGTTAGAGTTATATACTTTGGTTACCAATATTGAAGATACCTACCCTATTTTCTGCACCAAACATCAAGCATTTATTCTTAGAGCATCAGACCAATTGATAAATACGTTTTCTGAATATTATTCAGTATATACTGTTATTGATTCCTTTGAAGAGATTAAAGATGATGTTATTAAAATAGCATTGTATCATAAAACCAATTCTGAAGCTCATATTTTTCCATACGTGAAACATTTAAAACCAGACCTGAATGTTGTTGTTTCTGGAAATCATTGGGTAGATATTTCTGACGCCATTACGAATAAAGGCCATGCGCTACAATTTTTACAAAAACAGCTCCAAATAAGTCCCTCCGAAACCTTAGTCTTTGGTGATTATAATAATGATTTAGAAATGCTAAAATGTGCTAAATACAGTTATGCCATGGCCAATGCACACGACGATGTAAAGGCAATTGCTAACTTTGAAACCAAGTCTAATGATAATTTTGGCGTAGAAATAGTTCTAGAAAACCTAATTGCCGAAAGCCGTAAGGACTAA
- a CDS encoding asparagine synthetase B, producing MDAETQKNHLKAYGVTYWTLERELKVKWLLNYRGGSFLLPDAEIIQRECQIRGVSFEIISDTKAAQILEDIASPSLNQEAVVLEKAPKIAVYTPYGKQPWDDAVTMVLTYAEIPYETIYDEEVLKDELLLYDWLHLHHEDFTGQYGKFYRAYRSAAWYIEEKKNAEALAKRLGYDKVSEEKLAVALKIRDYVVGGGFMFAMCSATDSFDIALSAKGVDICEPMFDGDGSDPGYQNKIDYANTFAFKDYILERSPNVYEFSSIDMTQKRRIPKTTDYFSLMEYSAKWDPIPTMLTQNHTALVKGFMGQTTSFTRDEIKSNVLVMGENRTNGEAKYIHGIKGKGFFTFYGGHDPEDYTHRVGDPKTELDLHPTSPGYRLILNNVLFPAAKKKKQKT from the coding sequence ATGGATGCTGAAACACAAAAAAATCATTTGAAAGCTTACGGAGTTACATACTGGACCTTAGAACGAGAACTGAAAGTAAAGTGGTTGCTCAATTATAGAGGAGGTTCGTTTTTGTTACCAGATGCCGAAATTATTCAACGTGAATGCCAAATCCGTGGTGTGTCTTTTGAAATTATTTCAGATACAAAGGCCGCTCAAATACTGGAAGATATTGCCAGTCCTTCTTTAAATCAGGAAGCAGTGGTTTTAGAAAAAGCGCCAAAAATTGCCGTTTATACACCATATGGAAAACAACCTTGGGACGATGCCGTGACTATGGTGCTTACCTATGCCGAGATTCCGTATGAAACCATTTACGATGAAGAAGTATTGAAAGATGAATTATTACTTTACGATTGGTTACACTTACATCACGAAGATTTTACCGGCCAATACGGTAAGTTCTATAGAGCCTACCGTTCTGCAGCTTGGTATATTGAAGAAAAGAAAAATGCGGAGGCATTGGCAAAACGATTGGGTTATGATAAAGTTTCTGAGGAGAAATTAGCTGTGGCACTTAAAATTAGAGACTATGTTGTTGGTGGTGGATTTATGTTTGCCATGTGTTCAGCAACCGATAGTTTTGATATTGCGCTGTCTGCCAAAGGGGTGGATATTTGCGAACCGATGTTTGATGGAGACGGAAGCGATCCAGGCTATCAGAATAAAATAGACTACGCCAATACTTTTGCTTTTAAGGATTATATTTTGGAACGTAGCCCAAATGTGTATGAGTTTTCGTCTATAGATATGACCCAAAAGCGACGAATTCCGAAGACAACTGATTATTTTTCATTAATGGAATATTCGGCAAAATGGGATCCAATTCCAACGATGCTAACTCAAAATCATACCGCATTGGTAAAAGGTTTTATGGGACAAACGACATCATTTACCAGGGACGAAATAAAATCCAATGTACTCGTAATGGGAGAAAACAGAACTAATGGTGAAGCAAAATACATTCACGGCATAAAAGGAAAAGGATTTTTTACATTTTATGGAGGTCATGATCCCGAAGATTATACACATAGGGTGGGAGACCCAAAAACTGAATTGGATTTGCACCCAACATCGCCTGGTTACCGCTTAATATTAAATAATGTGTTGTTTCCAGCGGCTAAAAAGAAAAAGCAGAAGACCTAA
- a CDS encoding sulfotransferase-like domain-containing protein — MDNIKRICLWSGLRNISTALMYAFAQRTDTKVFDEPLYAYYLKNHSEAHKYHPGSEAILDTMENDGEKVVDMMLNNTEKPVLFFKHMTHHLLGLKRDFMKTTINIILTRDPEEMLPSFDKVIKNPSLHDVGYALHVELVNYFKTNNIPFTVLDSKNVLLHPERTLGKLCEFVGIPFDKNMLSWQPQQRKEDGIWAKYWYDNVHKSSGFMKYRAKAEPFPEHLYPLLKKSIPHYNTLLKFSN; from the coding sequence ATGGATAACATAAAACGGATATGTTTATGGTCTGGTCTACGGAATATTTCTACAGCATTGATGTATGCTTTCGCTCAAAGGACAGACACCAAAGTTTTTGATGAACCTTTATATGCCTATTATTTGAAAAACCATTCGGAAGCCCACAAATACCATCCAGGATCTGAAGCTATTTTGGATACCATGGAAAATGATGGAGAAAAAGTGGTGGACATGATGCTAAACAATACTGAAAAGCCGGTATTGTTTTTCAAACATATGACGCATCATTTGTTGGGTCTAAAGCGTGATTTTATGAAAACCACCATCAATATTATTCTAACTAGAGATCCTGAAGAGATGTTGCCTTCATTTGATAAGGTAATTAAAAATCCTTCGCTACACGATGTAGGTTATGCACTTCACGTTGAATTAGTCAATTATTTCAAGACGAATAACATTCCATTCACGGTTTTAGACAGTAAAAACGTGTTGTTACATCCAGAACGAACCCTTGGTAAATTGTGTGAATTTGTAGGAATACCATTCGATAAAAACATGTTGTCATGGCAACCACAACAGCGGAAAGAAGATGGTATTTGGGCGAAGTATTGGTATGATAATGTCCATAAATCTAGTGGTTTTATGAAGTATAGGGCAAAAGCAGAGCCATTTCCAGAGCATCTATATCCACTCTTAAAAAAGAGCATTCCTCATTATAATACGCTTTTAAAATTTTCGAACTAA
- a CDS encoding EF-hand domain-containing protein, whose translation MLTKETILNKIQILITNHFETPEEAFAFFDKDGDGKLSKDEIAKLLKQAEISGFVRGLISRKLIEGYDKDGDELINWAEFKLAIDEIKE comes from the coding sequence ATGCTAACAAAAGAAACCATACTCAATAAAATCCAAATTTTAATTACCAATCATTTTGAAACACCAGAAGAAGCTTTTGCTTTTTTTGATAAAGATGGCGATGGGAAGTTAAGTAAAGATGAAATAGCGAAACTGCTGAAACAAGCTGAAATTAGTGGTTTTGTCCGTGGTTTGATTTCTAGAAAACTTATAGAAGGTTACGATAAAGATGGTGATGAACTTATCAATTGGGCAGAATTTAAGTTGGCTATTGATGAAATAAAAGAATAA
- a CDS encoding AI-2E family transporter has translation MLDQRRTTNVLLLIIVVPLVFYLLKILSFIFIPLIFSMFIALLFLPLMRWLGRRRVPKFISIIIVLLLVALGLKLGIELVQLSSKQILANNTEFLSKAELKLSDLKIYLLDNFGIEFEQEHGFLGQFFQKDKLGSTLGFLNSFLTSLLMTVFFVVLWLAESINVQKLMNNTLLKRKHTSVKTFMKIEKDLIKFIKVKFLVSALTGIFTGLMCVFFDVSFPIFWGLFAFAINFVQMVGSFISVILLSIFAFVELDPTSTLFFFIFAISMVQVTFGAILEPIFMGKSFSINVIAVLVMLMFWGFLWGIPGLIMAIPITVFIKIILEQFEGTKVIASLLSGSETALD, from the coding sequence ATGTTAGACCAAAGACGTACAACAAACGTTTTGTTGTTAATTATTGTAGTTCCTTTAGTATTTTATTTACTAAAGATCTTGTCTTTTATATTTATTCCATTGATCTTTTCAATGTTTATCGCTTTATTGTTCTTACCATTAATGCGATGGTTGGGACGTAGAAGAGTGCCAAAATTCATAAGTATTATTATTGTTCTACTATTGGTGGCTTTAGGGCTTAAGTTGGGTATTGAGCTTGTGCAGTTATCCAGTAAGCAAATATTGGCTAATAATACGGAGTTTTTATCTAAAGCGGAATTAAAATTATCAGATTTAAAAATCTATTTACTGGACAACTTTGGGATTGAATTTGAGCAAGAACACGGTTTTTTAGGACAGTTTTTTCAAAAAGATAAATTAGGGTCAACACTTGGATTCTTAAATTCGTTCTTAACGTCTTTGTTAATGACTGTTTTCTTTGTAGTACTTTGGTTAGCAGAATCCATTAATGTTCAGAAATTAATGAACAATACCTTATTGAAAAGAAAACATACCTCTGTTAAAACCTTTATGAAAATTGAAAAAGACCTAATTAAGTTTATAAAAGTAAAGTTTTTGGTCAGTGCTTTGACAGGAATTTTTACAGGACTTATGTGCGTATTCTTTGACGTAAGCTTCCCTATTTTTTGGGGCTTATTTGCCTTCGCCATCAACTTTGTTCAAATGGTTGGTTCCTTTATTTCAGTTATACTATTATCGATTTTTGCTTTTGTTGAATTAGACCCAACGAGTACGTTGTTCTTTTTCATTTTTGCAATCTCAATGGTTCAAGTCACATTTGGAGCTATTTTAGAGCCTATTTTCATGGGGAAATCATTTTCAATCAATGTCATTGCAGTATTGGTAATGCTCATGTTTTGGGGTTTTCTTTGGGGAATTCCAGGCTTGATTATGGCAATTCCAATAACCGTTTTTATTAAAATTATTTTAGAACAATTTGAAGGCACCAAAGTCATTGCCAGTTTACTTTCTGGAAGTGAGACCGCATTAGACTAA
- the rplT gene encoding 50S ribosomal protein L20, translating into MPRSVNSVAKRARRKKVLKQAKGYFGRRKNVWTVAKNAVDKAMQYSYRDRRNKKRTFRSLWIMRINAGARQHGMSYSKFMGGLKANNIDLNRKVLADLAMNHPDAFEAIVNKVK; encoded by the coding sequence ATGCCAAGATCAGTAAATTCAGTAGCAAAAAGAGCCAGAAGAAAAAAGGTTCTTAAGCAAGCAAAAGGTTACTTCGGAAGACGTAAAAACGTTTGGACAGTAGCAAAAAATGCGGTTGACAAAGCGATGCAATATTCGTACAGAGATCGTAGAAACAAAAAGAGAACATTCCGTTCGTTATGGATTATGCGTATTAACGCAGGTGCAAGACAACATGGAATGAGCTATTCAAAATTTATGGGAGGATTAAAAGCTAATAATATTGACTTGAACCGTAAGGTGCTTGCCGATTTAGCAATGAACCACCCTGATGCTTTTGAAGCCATAGTAAACAAAGTAAAATAA
- a CDS encoding secondary thiamine-phosphate synthase enzyme YjbQ yields the protein MQFFQNEIKLQAFPRGFHIITSEVLNAIPEISQIKTGQLQVFIKHTSASLTINENADPTVRLDFESHMNNMVPENQKYYKHTFEGSDDMPAHIKAALMGTSVQIPITNGKLNLGIWQGIYLCEHRNRAGGRQLVLTAFGN from the coding sequence ATGCAATTCTTTCAAAATGAAATCAAACTACAAGCATTTCCTAGAGGTTTTCATATAATTACGTCTGAAGTATTGAATGCCATCCCTGAAATTAGCCAAATTAAAACTGGACAGTTACAGGTGTTTATAAAGCATACGTCAGCTAGCTTAACGATAAACGAAAATGCCGACCCAACGGTTAGATTGGATTTTGAGAGTCATATGAATAATATGGTTCCTGAAAATCAAAAATATTACAAGCATACCTTTGAGGGTTCAGACGATATGCCAGCACATATAAAAGCTGCCTTAATGGGGACATCAGTTCAAATACCAATCACAAACGGCAAGTTAAATCTTGGAATTTGGCAGGGTATTTATCTTTGTGAGCACAGAAATAGAGCAGGAGGAAGACAGTTAGTCCTTACGGCTTTCGGCAATTAG
- the rpmI gene encoding 50S ribosomal protein L35, with amino-acid sequence MPKMKTKSSAKKRFKLTGTGKIKRKHAFKSHILTKKSKKRKLRLTHDTLVHKADEDNIKTMLRLK; translated from the coding sequence ATGCCTAAAATGAAAACAAAATCGAGTGCTAAGAAACGTTTTAAACTAACTGGCACTGGTAAGATTAAGAGAAAGCACGCTTTTAAGAGTCATATATTGACAAAAAAATCTAAAAAGCGCAAGCTAAGATTGACTCATGATACTTTAGTACATAAAGCAGATGAGGACAATATTAAAACGATGTTACGTTTAAAGTAA
- the dnaB gene encoding replicative DNA helicase, with protein MKQPNPVQGYKVDKSTIINLEKGKIPPQAIDLEEVVLGAMMIDKKGVDEVIDILSADAFYKEAHKNIFEAIFKLFENSEPVDLLTVSSQLKKDEKLDMVGGDFYLISLTQRVSSSAHIEFHARIILQKYIQRSLIKISNEIIEEAYDETRDVFDLLDTAEAKLYEVTQGNVKKSTESAQSLVIQAKKKIEEISNKEGMSGIPSGFDKLDKLTSGWQPSDLVIIAARPGMGKTAFTLTMARNVAVNSNIPVAFFSLEMSSVQLITRLISSETGLSSEKLRTGKLEKHEWEQLNVKVKTLEKAPLFIDDTPSLSIFDLRAKARRLASQFGIKMIMIDYLQLMTAGGSQKGGNREQEISMISRNLKALAKELNLPVIALSQLSRAVETRGGSKRPLLSDLRESGAIEQDADIVSFIYRPEYYKIDEWDDEERSPTEGQGEFIVAKHRNGGLENIRLKFIGHLGKFDNLDDFDTPFGEFHSKMNAAANDNTFKPDNFPSPSDAFDGPEDDGVPF; from the coding sequence ATGAAACAACCAAACCCAGTACAAGGCTACAAAGTTGATAAAAGTACTATTATCAACTTAGAAAAAGGAAAAATACCACCTCAAGCAATTGATTTAGAGGAAGTTGTACTTGGGGCAATGATGATCGATAAAAAAGGTGTTGATGAAGTTATTGACATCTTAAGTGCAGATGCTTTCTATAAAGAAGCCCACAAAAACATCTTTGAAGCCATTTTCAAATTATTTGAAAACAGTGAACCGGTTGACTTATTAACCGTTTCGAGCCAATTAAAGAAGGATGAAAAACTGGATATGGTTGGAGGTGATTTTTATCTCATTTCCTTAACCCAACGTGTCTCTTCTTCGGCTCATATTGAGTTTCATGCGCGTATTATTCTTCAGAAATATATTCAGCGGAGTTTGATCAAAATTTCAAACGAAATTATTGAAGAAGCATATGACGAAACAAGGGATGTTTTCGATCTTTTAGATACGGCTGAAGCCAAATTATATGAAGTTACCCAAGGTAACGTTAAGAAATCTACGGAATCTGCCCAGAGTTTGGTAATTCAAGCGAAAAAGAAAATTGAGGAAATTTCAAACAAAGAGGGTATGAGTGGCATCCCTTCAGGTTTTGATAAACTCGACAAACTGACTTCTGGTTGGCAACCGTCTGATTTAGTGATTATCGCAGCACGTCCAGGTATGGGTAAAACGGCATTTACTTTAACCATGGCTCGTAATGTGGCTGTAAATAGTAATATTCCTGTGGCTTTCTTTTCTCTGGAAATGTCTTCAGTACAGTTGATCACCCGTTTAATTTCTAGTGAAACAGGTCTGTCTTCGGAAAAATTGAGAACAGGGAAACTTGAAAAACACGAATGGGAACAGCTTAATGTCAAAGTAAAAACTTTAGAAAAAGCACCATTATTTATTGATGATACACCTTCATTGTCCATTTTCGATTTAAGGGCAAAAGCGCGTCGTTTGGCATCGCAATTTGGTATTAAAATGATAATGATAGATTATTTGCAGCTGATGACCGCAGGAGGAAGTCAGAAAGGCGGTAATCGTGAACAGGAAATTTCCATGATCTCCCGTAACTTAAAAGCATTGGCAAAAGAATTGAATCTTCCTGTAATTGCCTTGTCACAGTTATCGCGAGCAGTAGAAACAAGAGGAGGAAGCAAACGTCCTTTATTGTCAGATTTACGTGAATCTGGTGCCATTGAGCAAGATGCCGATATCGTTTCCTTTATCTACAGACCGGAATATTACAAGATTGACGAATGGGATGATGAAGAGCGTTCGCCAACCGAAGGGCAAGGAGAGTTCATTGTTGCCAAACACAGAAATGGTGGTTTGGAAAACATTAGACTGAAGTTTATCGGTCACCTAGGTAAGTTCGATAATTTGGATGATTTTGATACACCTTTTGGCGAATTTCACTCTAAAATGAATGCAGCTGCTAACGACAATACCTTCAAACCAGATAATTTCCCGTCACCTTCCGATGCCTTTGATGGACCTGAGGATGATGGCGTTCCTTTTTAA
- a CDS encoding adenylate/guanylate cyclase domain-containing protein, which produces MVAIVYTIVEFFFDKYLSKRLYLWVVLLIKSIFYLIFLIFSLTFIASLAEVYIQVDFPNESLWWKSNKIFWMVTAYFMLCSLLFSFFRIANNKFGKGVIFNMLLGRYRKPREVERVLMFLDLKSSTTIAEDLGHLKYSQFIQDCFYYLNRIVGKYGAEIYQYVGDEAVLTWNLKRKTRKNINCINLFFEYDHKLKKHSKYYMKKYGVVPEFKAGIHSGKIIIAEVGTIKKELAYHGDVINTTSRIQEQCNEYNESLLISEDFLAKLNLKKKYEAVSLGSELLDGKTESHKLFAIHKI; this is translated from the coding sequence ATGGTAGCCATTGTTTATACCATTGTAGAGTTCTTTTTCGATAAATATTTGTCCAAAAGATTATATCTCTGGGTAGTACTTCTTATAAAATCCATTTTTTATTTAATTTTCTTAATATTTTCTTTAACCTTTATTGCGAGCTTAGCAGAAGTATATATCCAAGTAGATTTTCCAAACGAAAGTCTTTGGTGGAAATCCAACAAAATATTTTGGATGGTCACGGCTTATTTTATGTTATGCTCTTTATTATTTTCGTTTTTTAGAATTGCGAATAATAAATTTGGTAAAGGGGTTATTTTTAATATGCTTTTGGGGCGTTACCGAAAGCCAAGGGAAGTAGAACGTGTACTTATGTTTTTGGATTTAAAATCTTCTACAACGATTGCCGAAGATTTAGGGCATCTAAAATATAGTCAGTTTATTCAAGATTGTTTTTACTATCTCAATAGAATTGTCGGTAAATATGGCGCGGAGATTTATCAATATGTTGGAGACGAGGCTGTGTTGACCTGGAACTTGAAGAGAAAAACAAGAAAAAATATCAATTGTATAAACTTGTTTTTTGAATATGATCATAAGCTAAAAAAGCATTCAAAATATTACATGAAGAAATATGGTGTCGTCCCAGAATTTAAGGCTGGAATCCATTCGGGGAAAATAATAATTGCGGAAGTTGGTACCATAAAGAAGGAGTTGGCTTATCATGGCGATGTCATTAACACAACCTCACGAATACAAGAGCAATGCAATGAATATAATGAATCCTTATTGATTTCTGAAGACTTCTTAGCTAAGCTAAATTTGAAAAAAAAGTATGAAGCAGTTTCATTAGGTAGTGAATTACTGGATGGTAAAACGGAATCACATAAGTTGTTCGCTATTCACAAAATTTAG
- a CDS encoding aminotransferase class IV, protein MVHGTHNALEDSRNNDILISINDQLFPRNEAKISVFDSGYLVGDGIWEAMRLHHGVLVFLEDHFNRLWSAAATVGMHLPFTKEELKTKVWNTLKANNMSDGVHVRIMITRGIKKTPSQDPRLTISGPNVVIIPEFKTASTDSKEKGITLFTSTIRRGSPDYLDPRLNCHSKLHEVQALIQAIQAGADEALMLDIHGFVSTCNATNFFIVNKGEVWTSTSKYCMNGITRAKVIEVCNTNKIPCFEKDFSLFDVYSADEAFVTGTFGGLTPVTKIDGRTIGEGKYGNTTRKLNGLYEALIENTVNNG, encoded by the coding sequence ATGGTTCACGGTACGCACAATGCTCTAGAAGATTCAAGAAATAACGATATTCTTATTTCAATTAACGACCAATTATTTCCACGGAACGAAGCCAAAATCTCCGTTTTTGATAGTGGATATTTAGTGGGTGATGGTATTTGGGAAGCCATGCGCTTGCATCATGGTGTATTAGTGTTTTTGGAGGACCACTTTAATCGATTGTGGAGTGCCGCGGCAACTGTTGGAATGCATTTACCATTTACTAAGGAAGAATTAAAGACCAAAGTTTGGAATACGCTCAAAGCTAATAATATGAGCGACGGAGTTCATGTGAGGATCATGATAACGCGTGGCATTAAAAAAACACCTTCCCAGGATCCAAGATTAACCATTTCCGGACCTAATGTGGTTATTATTCCTGAATTTAAAACCGCTTCAACGGACTCCAAAGAAAAAGGAATTACCCTTTTTACAAGTACCATTAGAAGAGGATCTCCAGATTATTTAGATCCAAGATTAAACTGCCATAGCAAACTTCATGAGGTTCAAGCCTTAATTCAGGCCATTCAAGCTGGTGCGGATGAAGCCTTAATGTTGGATATTCATGGCTTTGTTTCCACTTGTAATGCTACTAATTTTTTTATCGTAAATAAAGGTGAGGTTTGGACTTCTACAAGTAAATATTGCATGAATGGCATTACCAGAGCCAAAGTCATAGAAGTTTGTAATACGAATAAGATTCCGTGTTTTGAAAAAGACTTTTCCCTATTTGATGTGTATAGTGCAGATGAAGCTTTTGTAACAGGGACATTTGGAGGTTTAACGCCTGTCACCAAAATCGATGGTAGAACAATTGGTGAAGGTAAATATGGAAATACAACACGGAAACTTAATGGACTTTATGAAGCATTAATAGAAAATACGGTAAATAATGGATAA